The DNA sequence AAGTCCACCACGGTGTGCGGCCGCCCCGAGGCGCGCAGCACGTACGCGGCGGCCTTGTCGATCGGGGCGTCGCCGCGCCGGCTGCGCTTGTAGGTGAGCGGGCCGCGGTCCCCGGCGCAGGCGAGCACGAGGCCGTGCCGTACCCGCTCGATCCGGTCCCGGTTGCGGGCGAGCCAGGTGATCGCGCCGATCGTGCCGGGGGCGAACAGGAACCGGTACGTGTACCGGGGGCGGGGGCCGGCGGCGAGCCGCCGGGCGAGGTGGGTCGCCACCGCGATCGCCGCGAGGTTGTCGTTGGCGAGCGAGGGGTGGCAGACGTGGCAGGAGATCAGCACCTCGTCCGCGGTCTCCCCGGGCACGACGTGCTCGCCGTAGGTGAGGTGCCCGTCGGCGAGCGTGGAGTCGATGCACACCTCGTACTCGCCCTCGGGCAGCGCCGCGAGCGTGTCCGCGCTGAGGCAGAACCCCCAGGTCTCGTGGTAGTAGCTGGTCCGGTACGGCACCAGGTCGGGCCGGTCGGGCAGCGTGTGCAGGTGCGGGCGCAGCTCCTCCAGGGTCATGCGCCGGTGCACCGGCACGCTGTAGCCGACCACGTGCAGGTTGCACGCGGCGAAGTCGACCACCCGGCGGCCCGCGGCGTCCTTGATGTAGGCGTCGCGGATGTTCCACTCCTTGGGCACCGTCCAGTCGAGCACCTTCGTGCCGGTCGGCACCTCGTGGATCTCGAGCGGCACCTGCTCGGCGATGATCTCCAGGGTGCGGCGCACGCCGTCGCCGGTGATGCTCCGGCAGATCGGGTAGAGCCGCGCCACGAGCGCGTGCAGCTCGCCCCGCTCCGGCGCCGCCGTGTCCTGCTCGGCTCCCGGCGCGGTCATGGCCGCTCCACCGGGCGCAACGTGGCGTCGATCTCGCCAGCGGCGCGGCGGTCGGCGAGCCGGGCAAGCCGGGTGAAGTCGCGCTCGAAGGCGTGCCGGGTGAGCCCGTGCCCGGTGTAGGCGTCGTACAGCTCCACCGCCCCGGCCTTCACCGTCCAGCGGGGCGCGAAGCCGGGCAGCGCCCGCCGGATCCGGGAGAAGTCCACCCGGTAGGAGCGCGGGTCCGGCCCGGTCTCCCCGGTGATGACCAGCCGGGAGCCGGGCACCGCCTCCACCACCTCGGCGGCGATCTCCGCGACCGTGCGGTTGTTCTGCTCGGAGCCGACGTTGAACGCCCGCGCGTGCACCGCCTCGCGCGGCGCCTCGAGCGCGTGCAGGAACGCCTCGGCGATGTCGAGCACGTGCACCAGCGGCCGCCACGGCGTGCCGTCCGACAGCACCCGCACCTCGCCGTGCAGCACCGCGTGCGCGACGAGGTTGTTGAGCACGATGTCGCAGCGCAGCCGCGGCGAGAACCCGAACGCGGTGGCGTTGCGCAGGAACACCGGGCTGAAGTCGTCGTCGGCGAGCGCGGCCACGTCGTCCTCGACCCGCACCTTCGACTCCGCGTACGGCGTGACCGGCCGCAGCGGCGCGTCCTCGTCGACCAGCTCGTCGCCGCCCACCGCGCCGTACACCGAGCAGGTGGAGGCGTAGAGGAACCGCCGCACCCCGGCGTCGCGGGCGAGCCGGGCGAGCCGTACCGCGGCGAGGTGGTTGATCGCGTAGGTGAGCGCCGGGTCGAGCGCGCCGAGCGGGTCGTTCGACAGCGCGGCGAGGTGGATCACCGCGTCGAACCCGTCCAGCATCTCCGCGGTGACGTCCCGCAGGTCGACCGCGAACCCGGCCGGGTCCCGCGGCGGCGGGCCGAGCACCCGGTCGGCGAACAGCCCCGAGTCGAGGCCGACCACCTCGTGCCCGGCGGCGGCGAGCACCGGGCCCATGACCGTGCCCAGGTAGCCCTGGTGCCCGGTGAGCAGCACACGCATGTATCAGCCTCCAGCGGTGAGGTCGAGGGTGAGCTTGGCGACGTGGAAGGCCTCGGCGTAGCGGGCGTTGCACTCGACGCCCCGGATCCGGGCGAGCCCGAGGAACGTCTCCCGGTCGTACCAGGAACGGCCGTGCTGCGACGGGTAGTGGGCCAGCAGCAGATCGGCCTTCGCCTCGGCCACCTCGGGCGCGAGCGGCTGGTACACGGACGGCCGGCCGAGGTCGCCGTCCCACTTGACGATCTCGTAGCCGAGCACGAGGTGGTCCCGGAACGCTGTGGGCACGATCCGGGCGAGCCCGCGGTGGTCCTGGTGCGCGTCCCCCGGGTGCGGGGCGAGCAGCAGGTCCGGATCGGTGCGGGCGCGCAGCTCCTCCACCGCGGTCTTCGCCTCGTCCCAGTGCGCGGGCAGCCGCCCGTCCGGCAGCTTGAGCACGGTCAGGTGCAGGTCCGCGCCGGGGCAGAACGCGGCGAGCGCCGCCGCCTCCTCGTCCTCCCGCACCGTGCCGCCGCCGGAGAGCACGAGCGCGTCGACCCGGATCCCCGGGTGGCTCGCGCACACGGTGAGCAGCGTGCCGCCCGCGCCGATCGCGATGTCGTCGCAGTGCGCGGCGACCGCGGCGATCGCGCGCAGCCCGGACCGCCCCGACCCGGTCGCACCGGCCACCTCCCCCGGCCGGTACGGCACAAGCCCGATCATGCGCTCACCCGCTCCCGCTCGCGCTCCCACAGCGCCCAGGGGCGCTCCCCCCGCGAGTAGGCCTCGTCGAGCGCGATGCGCTCCTTCACCGTGTCGGTGGGCCGCCAGTAGCCGCGGTACGGGTAGGCGATGAGCCGCCCCCGCTTGGCGAGCTGCACGCAGCCGTCGGCGACGAGGTCGCCGTTCTCCGGGATGTGGTCGAAGATCTCCTGGCGTAACACGAAGTAGCCGCCGTTCACCCATAACGGCATCTCGGCGACCGGCAGGATCGCCCCGACCCGGCCGTCCTCGCCCACGTCGACGCAGTGGAAGGTGCCCGGCGGCGGCACCACCATCATCGACGCGCCCGCGTCCGCGGCGGCGAACCGCTCGATGATGTCCGGCAGCGGCGCGTCGGTGAGGATGTCGGCGTAGTTGGCGAGGAACATCTCCTCGCCCTCGAGCAGGTGCCGGACCCGGCGCAGCCGCTCCCCGATCGGCGAGTCGATGCCGGTCTGCACGAACGAGATCTCCCAGTCGGAGATGTCGGTGGACAGCAGCTCGACCTTGCCGCCGCGCAGCACGAAGTCGTTCGACGTCGTCTCCTGGTAGTTGAGGAAGAACTCCTTGATGTGGTGCGCGCCGTACCCGAGGCAGAGGATGAACTGCTTGTGCCCGAAGTGGGCGTAGTACCGCATCACGTGCCAGATCAGCGGGCGGGGGCCCACGAGCTGCATCGGTTTCGGCACGTCGCCGGGGGTTCCGGTGCGCATGCGCATGCCGTAGCCGCCGCAGAACAGGACGACCTTCACGACACCACCTCCAGTTCGGGAATCGGGAACACCAGGCGGCCGCCCCACTCGCGCACGTAGGACAGCTCGGCGACGAGCTCGTCGCGGAGGTTCCACGGCAGGACGAGCACGTAGTCGGGCCGGTCCGCGGCGATGCGCTCCGGCGGCAGGATCGGGATGCGCGCGCCCGGCGTGTACCTGCCGTGCTTGTAGGGGTTGCGGTCGACCGTGTACGGCAGCAGGTCGGGGCGCACCCCGCAGAAGTTGAGCAGCGTGTTGCCCTTGCCGGGCGCGCCGTACCCGACGACGGTACGGCCCTGCTCGGCGGCCTCGATGAGGAAGCGCAGCAGGTCGCGGCGGACCTTGGCGACCCGCTCGGCGAAGCCCGCGTACCCGGCCGGCTCGTGCAGCCCGGCGGCCTTCTCCTCGTCGAGCACCGCGGCCATGCGGGCGCTCGGCGCGGGGCCGTCCGCCGCGACCGCCTCGGCGGGCCGGGCCCACAGCCGGATCGAGCCGCCGTGCGTGGGCAGCCGCTCCACGTCGACGAGGGCCAGGCCGCCGCTCGCCAGCGCCCGCCGGGCCGAGTCGACCGTGTAGTACTGGAAGTGCTCGTGGTAGATCGTGTCGAACTGGTTGCCCGCCATGAGCGTGAGCAGGTGCTGGACCTCGATCACCACCCAGCCGTCGTCGGCGACGAGGGCGCGCAGCCCCTCGGTGAAGCCGATCACGTCCGGGACGTGGGCGTAGACGTTGTTCGCCACGACGAGGTCGGCCGGGCCGTGCTCGGCGCGCACCTGCGCGCCGGTCTGCGGGGTGAGGAACGCGGTGAGCGTGGGCACCCCGCGCTCCCGGGCCACCGCCCCGACGTTCGCCGCGGGCTCGATGCCGAGGCAGCGGATGCCCCGCTCGACCACGTGCCGCAGCAGGTAGCCGTCGTTGCTCGCCACCTCCACGACGAACGCGTCCGGGCCGAGGCCCAGGCGCTCGACCGCGCCGGCGACGAACCGGCGGGCGTGCTCCACCCAGGAGGTGGAGTACGAGGAGAAGTACGCGTACTCGGTGAACGTCTCCTCCGGTGTGATCAGCGGCGGGAGCTGCGCGAGGTGGCAGTCCACGCAGAACCGCAGGTGGAGCGGGTAGGTCGGCTCGGGCTCGTCGAGCTGCTCGGCGGTGAGGAACCGCTCGCAGGGCGGCGTCGCGCCGAGGTCGACGACGCTCACCAGATCCTGCGAGCCGCAGAGCCGGCACGTGGTGGTCATCGGGCACTCCCCCTCGCCGCCTTGCGCGGCTCGTCGGGCCGCGTACCGCGCGGCCGTGGCTTGTCGGACATCCGCCGGTCGGTCACCGGCTGATCGGGGTGGCGCGGCCGGGCCGTACCGGGCCCGGCGTCCATCAGCGGACAGATGGGGCGGGCCACGCGAATCCGCCCGGATCCTGTGCGATGCTTCGGCCCATGGAGCGCCTCGGCATCGACGGACTGTGGTGCTACACCCCGCGCGTGCACACCGACGCCCGCGGCTCGTTCCTGGAGGCCTTCCGGGCCGGTGAGCTGCGCGAGGCGGTGGGACACCGGTTCGACCTCGCCCAGGTCAACTGCTCGGTGTCGCGCCGCGGCGTGCTGCGCGGCGTGCACTTCGCCGACGTGCCGCCCGGCCAGGCGAAGTACGTCACCTGCGTGGCCGGGGCGATCCTCGACGTGGTGGTGGACATCCGGGTCGGCTCGCCCACCTTCGGCCGCTGGGAGGCGGTGCGGCTCGACGACGAGAACCGCCGCGCGCTGTACGTGGCCGAGGGGCTCGGCCACGCCTTCCTCGCGCTGAGCGAGAGCGCGACCGTGGTCTACCTGTGCTCGCAGCCGTACGCGCCCGCCCGCGAGCACGGCATCCACCCGCTCGACCCGGAGCTCGGCATCGACTGGCCGCTCGACGGCGAGCCGGTGCTGTCCGCGAAGGACGCGGCCGCCCCGACGCTCGCCGAGGCGCGCGCCGCCGGGCTGCTCCCCGGCTACGACGCCTGCCTCGACTTCTACGCGTCCCTGCGCAAGGACGGCTGAGCTCACCGGGCGCCTCCCGACGACGCCGTGACGGTCCCGGCGAGGTACGGCCAGGCCGCGCGGAACGCCTCCCGCCAGTGCCGCATCGGCGGCAGGTGGGCCCGCGCCCAGCCCGTGTGGCCGAGCACGCTGTAGGCGGGCCGCGGGGCCGGGCGGCCGAGCGCGGCGGACGTGGTCGGGGTGACCAGGGCGGGGTCGGCCCCGGCGGCGGCGTAGATCTCGCGGGCGAAGCCGTACCAGGTGGTCTGGCCGGCGTTCGTGCCGTGGTAGACGCCGGGCGGGGCGCCGATCCGGGCGAGGGCGACCAGCCGCGCGGCGAGGTCGGCCGACCAGGTCGGCTGGCCCACCTGGTCGGTGACCACGGCGACGCCCTCGCCGGCCGTGGCGCGGCGGAGCATGGTGCGCACGAAGTTCGCCCCGTGCGCGCCGTACAGCCAGGCGGTGCGCACCACGAGGTGGCCGTGCGCGAGCGCCGCGCGCTCCCCGGCGAGCTTGGTGCGCCCGTACGCGCCGAGCGGGTTCGGCGGCGCGTCCTCCGGGTACGGCGCGCTCGCCGTGCCGTCGAACACGTAGTCGGTGGAGACGTGCACGAGCCGCACCGACCGGGCCGCGCACGCCTCGGCGAGCACCCGCACCGCGTGGCCGTTCACCGCGAGCGCCTCCGGCTCGCGCTCCTCGGCGGCGTCCACCGCGGTCCACGCGGCGCAGTTGACCACCACGTCCGGCCGGTGCGCGTCGAGCGCGGCGGCGACCGCGCCCGGGTCCCGCACGTCGAGCTGTTCGCGGCCGAGCGCGACCACGTGCTCGCCGTCCCGGTCGCACAGGTGCGCGACCACGTCGGCGCCGAGCATGCCGCGCGCCCCGGTGACCAGCCATCTCACGGCGCGATCGCCTCCCACCAGCCGGGGTTCGCGACGTACCAGTCGATCGTCTCGGCGAGGCCCCGCTCGAACGGCACGGCCGGCCGGTAGCCGAGCGCGCGCAGCCGGGTGTCGTCGAGCGAGTAGCGCCGGTCGTGCGCCTTGCGGTCCGGGACGTGCTCGACCATGTCCCAGCCGAGCCCGAGGTGCTCGAGGATGCGGCCGGTGAGCTCGGCGTTGGTGAGCTCGGCGGTGCCCGCCACGTGGTAGACCTCTCCGGGCTCGCCGCGTTCGGCGACGATGTCGATCGCCCGGCAGTGGTCGGTGACGTGGATCCAGTCCCGCACGTTGCGGCCGTCGCCGTACAGCGGGGCCTTGCGGCCGCGCAGCAGGTTGGTCACGAACCGCGGGATGAGCTTCTCCGGGTGCTGGTACGGCCCGTAGTTGTTGCCGCACCGGGTGATCGACACCGGCAGCCCGTGGGTTATCGCGTAGGCGCGGGCGATGAGGTCGCCCCCGGCCTTCGCCGCCGCGTACGGCGAGCGGGGCCGCAGCGGCGCGTCCTCGGTCCACGACCCGGTCTCGATCTCGCCGTACACCTCGTCGGTGGAGACGTGCACCACCCGGGGCACGCCCGCGTCGAGGCACGCCTGCAGCAGCGTCTGGGTGCCGAGCACGTTGGTGCGCACGAACGCCTCGGCG is a window from the Thermopolyspora flexuosa genome containing:
- a CDS encoding DUF4910 domain-containing protein codes for the protein MTAPGAEQDTAAPERGELHALVARLYPICRSITGDGVRRTLEIIAEQVPLEIHEVPTGTKVLDWTVPKEWNIRDAYIKDAAGRRVVDFAACNLHVVGYSVPVHRRMTLEELRPHLHTLPDRPDLVPYRTSYYHETWGFCLSADTLAALPEGEYEVCIDSTLADGHLTYGEHVVPGETADEVLISCHVCHPSLANDNLAAIAVATHLARRLAAGPRPRYTYRFLFAPGTIGAITWLARNRDRIERVRHGLVLACAGDRGPLTYKRSRRGDAPIDKAAAYVLRASGRPHTVVDFSPYGYDERQYCSPGFNLGVGSLTRTPYGRYPEYHTSGDDLDFVTEEAMRDTLETVWEILQVLERDRRYLNLSPYGEPQLGRRGLYDSLGGRSDTKQAQMAMLWVLNLSDGDHGLLDIAERSGLPFDVVADAARALCDATLLEPVKEC
- a CDS encoding NAD-dependent epimerase/dehydratase family protein; the encoded protein is MRVLLTGHQGYLGTVMGPVLAAAGHEVVGLDSGLFADRVLGPPPRDPAGFAVDLRDVTAEMLDGFDAVIHLAALSNDPLGALDPALTYAINHLAAVRLARLARDAGVRRFLYASTCSVYGAVGGDELVDEDAPLRPVTPYAESKVRVEDDVAALADDDFSPVFLRNATAFGFSPRLRCDIVLNNLVAHAVLHGEVRVLSDGTPWRPLVHVLDIAEAFLHALEAPREAVHARAFNVGSEQNNRTVAEIAAEVVEAVPGSRLVITGETGPDPRSYRVDFSRIRRALPGFAPRWTVKAGAVELYDAYTGHGLTRHAFERDFTRLARLADRRAAGEIDATLRPVERP
- a CDS encoding PIG-L deacetylase family protein, giving the protein MIGLVPYRPGEVAGATGSGRSGLRAIAAVAAHCDDIAIGAGGTLLTVCASHPGIRVDALVLSGGGTVREDEEAAALAAFCPGADLHLTVLKLPDGRLPAHWDEAKTAVEELRARTDPDLLLAPHPGDAHQDHRGLARIVPTAFRDHLVLGYEIVKWDGDLGRPSVYQPLAPEVAEAKADLLLAHYPSQHGRSWYDRETFLGLARIRGVECNARYAEAFHVAKLTLDLTAGG
- a CDS encoding glucose-1-phosphate cytidylyltransferase, whose translation is MKVVLFCGGYGMRMRTGTPGDVPKPMQLVGPRPLIWHVMRYYAHFGHKQFILCLGYGAHHIKEFFLNYQETTSNDFVLRGGKVELLSTDISDWEISFVQTGIDSPIGERLRRVRHLLEGEEMFLANYADILTDAPLPDIIERFAAADAGASMMVVPPPGTFHCVDVGEDGRVGAILPVAEMPLWVNGGYFVLRQEIFDHIPENGDLVADGCVQLAKRGRLIAYPYRGYWRPTDTVKERIALDEAYSRGERPWALWERERERVSA
- a CDS encoding class I SAM-dependent methyltransferase — encoded protein: MTTTCRLCGSQDLVSVVDLGATPPCERFLTAEQLDEPEPTYPLHLRFCVDCHLAQLPPLITPEETFTEYAYFSSYSTSWVEHARRFVAGAVERLGLGPDAFVVEVASNDGYLLRHVVERGIRCLGIEPAANVGAVARERGVPTLTAFLTPQTGAQVRAEHGPADLVVANNVYAHVPDVIGFTEGLRALVADDGWVVIEVQHLLTLMAGNQFDTIYHEHFQYYTVDSARRALASGGLALVDVERLPTHGGSIRLWARPAEAVAADGPAPSARMAAVLDEEKAAGLHEPAGYAGFAERVAKVRRDLLRFLIEAAEQGRTVVGYGAPGKGNTLLNFCGVRPDLLPYTVDRNPYKHGRYTPGARIPILPPERIAADRPDYVLVLPWNLRDELVAELSYVREWGGRLVFPIPELEVVS
- the rfbC gene encoding dTDP-4-dehydrorhamnose 3,5-epimerase; this encodes MERLGIDGLWCYTPRVHTDARGSFLEAFRAGELREAVGHRFDLAQVNCSVSRRGVLRGVHFADVPPGQAKYVTCVAGAILDVVVDIRVGSPTFGRWEAVRLDDENRRALYVAEGLGHAFLALSESATVVYLCSQPYAPAREHGIHPLDPELGIDWPLDGEPVLSAKDAAAPTLAEARAAGLLPGYDACLDFYASLRKDG
- the rfbD gene encoding dTDP-4-dehydrorhamnose reductase; its protein translation is MRWLVTGARGMLGADVVAHLCDRDGEHVVALGREQLDVRDPGAVAAALDAHRPDVVVNCAAWTAVDAAEEREPEALAVNGHAVRVLAEACAARSVRLVHVSTDYVFDGTASAPYPEDAPPNPLGAYGRTKLAGERAALAHGHLVVRTAWLYGAHGANFVRTMLRRATAGEGVAVVTDQVGQPTWSADLAARLVALARIGAPPGVYHGTNAGQTTWYGFAREIYAAAGADPALVTPTTSAALGRPAPRPAYSVLGHTGWARAHLPPMRHWREAFRAAWPYLAGTVTASSGGAR
- the rfbB gene encoding dTDP-glucose 4,6-dehydratase; its protein translation is MKVLVTGGAGFIGSHYARARVAAGDTVTVLDKLTYAGNLANLEPVAGRHEFVHGDICDAELLAAVVPGHDLVVNFAAETHVDRSIEGAEAFVRTNVLGTQTLLQACLDAGVPRVVHVSTDEVYGEIETGSWTEDAPLRPRSPYAAAKAGGDLIARAYAITHGLPVSITRCGNNYGPYQHPEKLIPRFVTNLLRGRKAPLYGDGRNVRDWIHVTDHCRAIDIVAERGEPGEVYHVAGTAELTNAELTGRILEHLGLGWDMVEHVPDRKAHDRRYSLDDTRLRALGYRPAVPFERGLAETIDWYVANPGWWEAIAP